In one Chroicocephalus ridibundus chromosome Z, bChrRid1.1, whole genome shotgun sequence genomic region, the following are encoded:
- the CD180 gene encoding CD180 antigen, translated as MDQPAIVLGTFAKPSMFPSCLSRLGGKEGAPIKPAENKVIKPITQTFKKGEKEPEVQQAFLLLTTSSPADAPSLSDLRCSVSLSLREDRHKSIHFHNLPPSVMACDLYFLIFTMLACVTCEASHVAEVMCTEITVNKSYSCEGLGLREIPEKLPVTTEILDFSFNVLPSLQSSTFSELKSLLYLDLTRCQINWVYDGAFHSNKQLKTIVLTGNLLMFLSDTAFAGPQSLKQLVLTQTGITSMSFIPMANLDSLDTLILGSNHISSLQLPPNFPTQNLKYLDFQMNNIRTITADDVHVLQKTSNITLIFKANNIVYIEPGAFQSHFYSLDFGGCADIPAVLVGIQNSTAETLWLGTFHGVKKEPYISPNVLQGLCNLSVKDLYLQLRHFRNLNAVTFQCLTRLRKLDLTHTHISALPPGISGMNSLAELVLNANSFEHLCNISSAAFPSLTHLHIKGNMQLLQLGSGCLEKLAKLQHLDLSKSLIESFGCCNEALSGLSSLRYLNLSHNIRLHLQDVLIKDSANLELLDLAFTPLHIDTSQGPFRNLHLLQVLNLSSSHVNTSIQHLFQGLENLMLLDLSQNNFESGIVPKDKLFQQLSNLQVLILSSCELTAIGGQAFHNLKKLRHVDLSHNKLTAFSTDAFSNLKSIYLNFAHNRIRIVPGDTLVSLAGHCVINLSYNPLDCTCSNIGLITWYKQNLDKIEDPEGTRCSEPKWLSGSQLATVSLSCGISTAGSMAIVLAILSCGAIFIWGACYFKRNYQQI; from the exons ATGGACCAGCCCGCCATCGTGCTGGGCACATTTGCCAAGCCCAGTATGTTTCCATCATGCCTTTCTCGACTAGGCGGTAAAGAAGGAGCACCAATTAAGCCTGCTGAAAACAAAGTTATCAAGCCAATAACTCAGACgtttaagaaaggggaaaaagag CCGGAGGTTCAGCAGGCATTTCTTCTCCTTACGACCTCTTCTCCAGCCGACGCACCCAGCTTGTCTGACCTTCGCTGCTCTGTCTCACTTTCATTAAGGGAAGATAGACACAAGAGCATCCATTTTCACAACCTGCCTCCCTCTGTAATGGCCTGTGATTTATACTTTTTGATTTTCACAATGCTCGCCTGCGTTACCTGCGAAGCATCCCACGTCGCAGAGGTGATGTGCACAGAG ATTACAGTAAATAAAAGCTATAGCTGTGAAGGTTTAGGACTGAGGGAGATTCCTGAAAAACTACCTGTCACAACTGAAATCCTCGACTTCAGCTTCAACGTGCTCCCTTCTCTCCAGAGTTCAACCTTCTCAGAGCTGAAATCTCTTCTCTACCTGGACTTAACAAG GTGCCAGATCAACTGGGTGTACGATGGTGCTTTTCACAGTAACAAGCAGCTGAAGACAATTGTGCTGACAGGAAACCTGCTCATGTTTCTGTCCGACACAGCATTTGCTGGCCCGCAGTCCCTGAAGCAGCTTGTCTTAACGCAGACGGGAATTACAAGTATGTCCTTTATTCCAATGGCAAATCTGGACAGCTTGGATACCCTCATCTTGGGCAGCAACCACATCTCTTCGCTGCAGCTTCCTCCCAACTTTCCCACTCAGAACCTCAAATACCTTGACTTTCAAATGAATAACATAAGAACAATCACAGCAGATGATGTCCATGTTCTGCAGAAGACCAGCAATATAACGCTCATCTTTAAAGCCAACAATATTGTATACATTGAACCTGGAGCTTTCCAGTCCCATTTCTACAGTTTGGACTTCGGGGGCTGCGCTGATATCCCTGCGGTCCTGGTGGGCATACAGAACTCCACAGCCGAGACCCTTTGGCTGGGAACATTTCATGGTGTGAAAAAGGAGCCCTACATAAGCCCAAATGTTTTACAAGGCCTCTGTAATCTCTCTGTCAAGGACCTCTATCTGCAGCTACGTCACTTCAGAAACCTAAACGCTGTCACGTTTCAGTGCTTGACCAGGCTCCGAAAGCTGGACCTAACTCATACCCACATCAGCGCGTTGCCCCCTGGCATCAGCGGCATGAATTCGTTAGCAGAGTTAGTTCTCAATGCAAACTCCTTCGAGCACCTCTGCAACATCAGCTCTGCCGCCTTCCCCTCCCTCACCCACCTCCATATCAAGGGGAAcatgcagctcctgcagctgggctCTGGCTGTTTGGAGAAACTGGCAAAGCTTCAACATCTCGATTTAAGTAAGAGTCTTATTGAAAGCTTTGGCTGCTGTAACGAGGCACTGAGCGGTCTGAGCAGTCTTCGGTACCTGAATCTGAGCCACAACATAAGGCTCCACCTCCAAGACGTGCTCATTAAGGACAGTGCTAACCTGGAGCTGCTGGACCTAGCTTTCACCCCTCTTCATATCGACACTTCACAGGGTCCTTTCCGAAATTTGCATCTCTTGCAAGTGCTGAATCTTTCCTCCTCTCATGTTAATACTAGCATTCAGCATCTCTTTCAAGGCTTGGAAAACCTCATGCTCTTGGACCTTAGTCAAAATAACTTTGAGTCGGGGATTGTGCCAAAGGACAAATTGTTCCAACAGCTATCCAATCTACAGGTGCTAATTTTATCATCCTGTGAACTGACAGCAATAGGTGGCCAAGCATTTCACAACCTCAAGAAGTTACGGCATGTCGATCTAAGCCACAACAAACTTACTGCATTCAGCACAGATGCATTTTCAAACCTCAAGAGCATCTATCTCAATTTTGCCCACAACAGGATCCGTATTGTACCAGGTGACACGCTAGTGTCCCTAGCTGGCCACTGCGTAATCAATTTAAGTTACAACCCTCTGGACTGCACCTGCTCCAATATTGGTTTAATCACCTGGTACAAGCAGAATCTGGATAAAATTGAAGACCCTGAAGGAACGAGATGCTCTGAACCCAAATGGCTATCTGGGTCTCAGCTGGCCACCGTCTCACTCTCCTGTGGGATCAGCACAGCAGGAAGCATGGCAATTGTCCTGGCTATTTTATCCTGTGGTGCCATCTTCATTTGGGGTGCTTGCTATTTCAAGCGAAATTACCAGCAAATATAG